In one Magallana gigas chromosome 7, xbMagGiga1.1, whole genome shotgun sequence genomic region, the following are encoded:
- the LOC105321021 gene encoding RNA-binding protein with serine-rich domain 1-B yields the protein MVRSQSKSRERKKSGSERGRERKRKNSSSSGSGSSSSSRSRSRSGSSSSSSSSSGSSNSSSSRSGSSSSSRSSSSASEKGRGGKASKRQQSDSPKRRKKSPEPKPTKVHVGKLTRNVNKDHIMEIFSNYGSVKNIDMPMDRVHSNFSKLFAYIEYESPEEAEKAVKYMDGGQIDGQEISASAVLAARPVRAPQRRSPPRRGPPARWGRPASPRYRDRRRTPPPRRRSPPPRRRSRSRSRSPAKRRRYSRSSSSSSR from the exons GAGGAAAAATTCCTCTAGCAGTGGATCTGGGTCCTCTAG TTCTTCACGTTCCCGAAGTAGATCTGGGTCCTCTTCCTCCAGCAGCAGTTCCAGTGGAAGTTCCAACAGCAGCTCCTCTAGGTCTGGAAGTTCCAGTTCTAGTCGTTCGTCTTCAAGTGCAAGTGAGAAGGGGCGGGGAGGGAAAGCCTCCAAAAGGCAGCAGTCAGA TTCTCCAAAGAGAAGAAAGAAGAGTCCAGAGCCAAAGCCAACAAAAGTTCACGTTGGGAAGCTGACTCGGAATGTAAACAAGGATCACATTATGGAGATATTCTCCAACTATGGCAGCGTAAAGAACATAGATATGCCGATGGACAGAGTGCATTCAAACTTTAGTAAATTATTTGCATATATTGAGTATGAATCGCCTGAGGAAGCGGAGAAGGCTGTGAAGTATATGGATGGAG GACAAATTGATGGACAAGAAATATCAGCAAGTGCAGTGCTGGCAGCTAGACCTGTACGGGCACCTCAACGTCGGAGTCCACCCCGCAGAGGGCCACCAGCTAGATGGGGACGACCTGCCTCGCCACGATACAGAGACAGGCGAAG GACACCCCCTCCAAGAAGAAGAAGCCCCCCACCCAGAAGACGCTCCAGATCAAGGTCGCGGTCCCCTGCCAAGAGGCGGCGATACAGCCGGTCAAGCTCGAGTTCATCacgttga